A stretch of Haloprofundus halophilus DNA encodes these proteins:
- a CDS encoding DUF7130 family rubredoxin-like protein, translated as MVGDGGETPDDVSESELERLDLGEAVYDGDGNELGTIRGFDEGGFYVTMREGVEALSVEHARVGQEFGEGYLMWRCTECGEMGEIDDGLPDECPNCGSPKEDLYYWTED; from the coding sequence ATGGTTGGAGATGGTGGCGAGACCCCCGACGACGTGTCCGAATCGGAACTCGAACGACTCGACCTGGGCGAGGCCGTCTACGACGGCGACGGCAACGAACTCGGGACGATCCGCGGCTTCGACGAGGGCGGCTTCTACGTGACGATGCGCGAGGGAGTGGAGGCGCTGAGCGTCGAACACGCCCGCGTCGGCCAGGAGTTCGGCGAGGGCTACCTCATGTGGCGCTGCACCGAGTGCGGCGAGATGGGAGAGATCGACGACGGCCTCCCCGACGAGTGTCCCAACTGCGGGTCGCCGA
- a CDS encoding NAD-dependent epimerase/dehydratase family protein produces MDVLITGGHGVVGTAITDHLGDSDEYEFTLLDVEPGDDESPHDSVVADVRDYDAIRPHFEGRDAVVHLALVPGTGGPDSRELGWSEPLADNLEALHNVYEAAVDADLDSIVFASSNHAVGMVEVRNAPEIYHDRGVRTDHTEPHRPDSRYGLTKSYGEDLGRLAAEAHGIRFYALRIGSVRAPEYDHPYGDAERGVEDGRWERGSDAYEEQVARLKGLWQSRRDLAQLVDCCLRDDSVEWDHFYGVSGNERRWLDDLDHARETVGYEPRDDGEEWDAPPE; encoded by the coding sequence ATGGACGTGCTCATCACCGGCGGCCACGGCGTCGTCGGGACAGCGATAACTGACCACCTGGGCGACAGCGACGAGTACGAGTTCACGCTGCTCGACGTCGAACCCGGCGACGACGAGAGCCCGCACGACAGCGTCGTCGCCGACGTGCGCGACTACGACGCGATTCGACCCCACTTCGAGGGCCGAGACGCGGTCGTTCACCTGGCGCTCGTACCGGGGACGGGCGGTCCCGACTCGCGCGAACTCGGCTGGTCGGAACCGCTCGCCGACAACCTCGAAGCGCTCCACAACGTCTACGAGGCGGCCGTCGACGCCGACCTCGACAGCATCGTCTTCGCCTCCTCGAACCACGCCGTCGGGATGGTCGAGGTGCGGAACGCGCCCGAGATTTACCACGACCGAGGGGTGAGGACCGACCACACCGAACCGCACCGCCCGGACTCGCGCTACGGGCTGACCAAGAGCTACGGCGAGGACCTCGGTCGCCTCGCCGCGGAGGCCCACGGCATCCGGTTCTACGCGCTCCGAATCGGCTCCGTCCGCGCACCCGAGTACGACCATCCCTACGGCGACGCCGAGCGCGGCGTCGAGGACGGCCGGTGGGAACGCGGCAGCGACGCCTACGAGGAGCAGGTCGCCCGACTCAAGGGGTTGTGGCAGTCGCGCCGCGACCTCGCGCAGTTGGTCGACTGCTGTCTCCGCGACGACTCCGTCGAGTGGGACCACTTCTACGGCGTGAGCGGCAACGAACGACGGTGGCTCGACGACCTCGACCACGCCCGCGAGACGGTCGGCTACGAGCCACGAGACGACGGCGAGGAGTGGGACGCGCCGCCGGAGTGA
- a CDS encoding amidase, whose amino-acid sequence MVDDEVLFSTIDELGEGLRNGEYTSRELTEAYIERLRSVGDELNAVVTVTEERALEAADEADEELSNGGGENCPLLGIPYGAKDLLAAEGYPTTWGAAPLRDQQFDYDATVVERLDEAGAVLVAKLAMIELAGGFLYDSADATFTGPTSSPWNTDAWAGGSSSGPGAAVAAGLVGFAVGSETFGSITTPAAFSGIAGFRPTYGRVSRYGAMALSYTMDKLGPMCRSARGCDHVYRVIAGADDRDPTTTERPPTKPPARLRGKTRIAVLSSAGENEQPAVRENYRRSVETFSEFADVEEISLPDIPYASVAGTVIDAESASAFAEFVARGDALELTNEASQIGGYAQQAVLAEDYITANRVRTIAQRELDETLAPYDAVVVPTRATVASPLGSPFVDYFAEYSSTSMGAASNVAGLPGVSVPNGFGERGLPTAIEIVGRAYDDATVLALAEEYQSRTDHVDYTDLVGEFDTESMARLDTELGITGD is encoded by the coding sequence ATGGTCGACGACGAGGTACTCTTCTCGACTATCGACGAACTGGGCGAGGGACTCCGAAACGGCGAGTACACCTCCCGAGAGCTGACCGAAGCGTACATCGAACGACTGCGGAGCGTCGGCGACGAGCTGAACGCCGTCGTCACCGTAACCGAAGAACGCGCGCTGGAGGCTGCCGACGAAGCCGACGAGGAGCTGTCGAACGGCGGCGGTGAGAACTGCCCGTTGCTCGGCATCCCGTACGGCGCGAAAGACCTCCTGGCGGCGGAGGGGTATCCGACGACGTGGGGGGCCGCACCGCTGCGCGACCAGCAGTTCGACTACGATGCGACGGTCGTCGAACGCCTCGACGAGGCCGGCGCGGTTCTCGTCGCCAAACTGGCGATGATAGAACTCGCCGGCGGGTTCCTCTACGACTCGGCCGACGCCACCTTCACCGGGCCGACGAGCAGCCCCTGGAACACCGACGCGTGGGCCGGCGGTTCCTCTAGCGGACCCGGCGCGGCCGTCGCGGCCGGTCTCGTCGGCTTCGCCGTCGGCAGCGAGACGTTCGGCTCTATCACCACGCCGGCGGCGTTCAGCGGCATCGCGGGCTTTCGACCGACCTACGGGCGAGTGAGTCGGTACGGAGCGATGGCGCTGTCGTACACGATGGACAAACTCGGTCCGATGTGTCGCTCCGCGCGGGGCTGTGACCACGTCTATCGGGTTATCGCCGGAGCCGACGACCGCGACCCGACTACGACCGAGCGCCCACCTACGAAGCCGCCGGCTCGACTACGGGGCAAAACCAGAATCGCGGTGCTGTCGAGCGCGGGCGAGAACGAGCAACCGGCCGTCCGCGAGAACTACCGGCGGTCGGTCGAGACGTTCTCGGAGTTCGCCGACGTCGAGGAGATTTCGCTGCCGGATATCCCGTACGCGTCCGTCGCGGGGACGGTCATCGACGCCGAATCGGCGTCGGCGTTCGCGGAGTTCGTCGCCCGCGGCGACGCGCTCGAACTCACGAACGAGGCCTCCCAAATCGGCGGCTACGCCCAGCAAGCCGTCCTCGCCGAGGACTACATCACCGCGAACCGCGTTCGGACCATCGCACAGCGCGAGTTGGACGAGACGCTCGCACCCTACGACGCTGTCGTCGTCCCGACGCGAGCGACGGTCGCCAGCCCCCTCGGGTCGCCGTTCGTCGACTACTTCGCCGAGTACAGCAGCACCTCGATGGGTGCGGCCTCGAACGTCGCGGGACTGCCGGGCGTCTCCGTGCCGAACGGGTTCGGCGAGCGCGGCCTCCCTACCGCCATCGAAATCGTGGGCCGTGCGTACGACGACGCGACCGTGCTGGCGCTCGCCGAGGAGTACCAGTCGCGGACCGACCACGTCGACTACACCGACCTGGTCGGGGAGTTCGACACTGAGTCGATGGCTCGCCTCGACACCGAACTCGGCATCACCGGCGACTGA
- a CDS encoding DNA polymerase II large subunit, translating into MRPDDERYFARIENRLDEAFELADAAREQGMDPGTEVEIPVAKDMADRVENILGIEGVAERVRELEEQMSREEAALALAEDFAEGRVGDYDTRAGKVEGAVRTAVALLTEGVVAAPIEGIDRVEILSNDDGTEFVNVYYAGPIRSAGGTAQALSVLVADYTRTLIGLDEYKARDDEVERYVEEVDLYDKETGLQYSPKDKETRFISRNMPIMLDGEATGDEEVSGYRDLDRVDTNSARGGMCLVMAEGIALKAPKIQRYTRQLDEVDWPWLQDLIDGTIGKDDGEAETKDEEAADGDDAADTEDEAAEDGDDDSEADSPDPDGPPRVEPATKFLRDLIAGRPVFGHPSEEGGFRLRYGRARNHGFATAGVHPATMHVVDDFVATGTQIKTERPGKAGGVVPVDSIEGPTVRLANGDVRRIDDPEEALELRNGVEKILDLGEYLVNYGEFVENNHPLAPASYTPEWWIQDLDHAGADVQALRDSPRVDLESPTAEQALEWATEYDAPLHPKFTYLWHDISVSAFETLADAVSDGELVDGLLVIERTETTRRTLEHLLVEHSQTEDALRIPEWRLLARTLGVDDGLRKTWDAEELSAEARNWDGGDNAVKAANEVAPFTVQERAPTRIGNRMGRPEKSMSRDLSPAVHTLFPIGEAGGSQRDVGEAARKMDDRGRRGVVGVRVGRRECAACGEHTYKPNCPACGGHTEPYYECTDCEIEVEPDEAGRVECPRCEREVESPDWHDVDIGRELTEALDAVGERKASYKILKGVKGLTSAHKTPEAMEKGVLRAKHGVTAFKDGTVRYDMTDLPVTAVRPEELDVTAEHFRELGYERDIDGEPLRHDDQLLELRVQDIVLSDGAAEHMLKTANFVDDLLESYYGLPAFYEVNERDDLIGELVFGMAPHTSAAVVGRVVGFTSAAVGYAHPYFHAAKRRNCFHPETKVWFEDEAGEWHYDDIESLVEARLDDPETDDFGTLVQELDKDVLVPSLDSDGVEVLKSVDAVSKHPAPRHLVRVETRSGREITVTPDHELQVYDPENACIEGKRASEISSSDLLVTPSHLDSLDVSEQFPQFDLLELFLRSEALENERLMVKGIEKETLYSMFKRTLAPNCDGRFYPLKSTAEHLGLSKKALSNYLYRESIPAALLVEVLGSVSSVLEFVPETASLGMKRDSTEINRHVTLDERVSTLLGYYAAEGFAREQETPKGTIHQTTLCGVEASAREFFVSTLRDSFGVEPYRENHAKVTVSGRLLRTFFESVLDAGTHAHRKRVPQCIFDAPDAIVSGFLRGYFSGDGHASSNSLTVHATTVSPELAEDVLALLTRLGIKGRVERKGPEPLAAKFPDYYEIDDPSMSRPSFVFTLSSEDARRFAEVVGFHLERKQATLLSNIQETAARSRRVFSDGGTDMLVEEVGDVEVVASDVNYTYCLTVEDTHSLVANDIGVKQCDGDEDCVMLLMDGLLNFSKEFLPDKRGGQMDAPLVMSSRIDPSEIDDEAHNMDIVRQYPREFYEATREMADPGEVEELITIAEDNLGTDLEYSEFYHTHDTSNIHLGPALSAYKTLGSMTEKMDAQLHLARKLRAVDETDVAERVIEYHFLPDLIGNLRAFSRQKTRCLDCGEKYRRMPLTGDCRECGGRVNLTVHQGSVNKYMDTAIEVAEEFGCRDYTKQRLEVLKKSLESVFENDKNKQSGIADFM; encoded by the coding sequence GTGAGACCGGACGACGAGCGCTACTTCGCGCGCATCGAGAACCGACTCGACGAGGCCTTCGAGCTCGCCGACGCCGCCCGCGAGCAAGGCATGGACCCCGGCACCGAGGTCGAGATTCCGGTCGCCAAGGACATGGCCGACCGCGTCGAGAACATCCTCGGAATCGAGGGCGTCGCCGAACGCGTCCGCGAACTCGAAGAACAGATGTCCCGCGAGGAGGCGGCGCTCGCCCTCGCGGAGGACTTCGCGGAGGGCCGCGTCGGCGACTACGACACCCGGGCCGGGAAGGTCGAAGGCGCGGTTCGGACGGCCGTCGCCCTCCTCACCGAGGGCGTCGTCGCCGCGCCCATCGAGGGTATCGACCGCGTCGAGATCCTCTCGAACGACGACGGAACCGAGTTCGTCAACGTCTACTACGCCGGGCCGATTCGCTCCGCGGGCGGCACGGCGCAGGCGCTCTCGGTGCTCGTCGCCGACTACACGCGGACGCTCATCGGCCTCGACGAGTACAAGGCCCGCGACGACGAGGTCGAACGCTACGTCGAGGAGGTCGACCTCTACGACAAGGAGACCGGCCTGCAGTACTCGCCGAAGGACAAGGAGACGCGCTTCATCTCGCGGAACATGCCCATCATGCTCGACGGCGAGGCGACCGGCGACGAGGAGGTCTCCGGCTACCGGGACCTCGACCGCGTCGACACCAACTCCGCCCGCGGCGGGATGTGTCTCGTCATGGCCGAGGGCATCGCGCTGAAAGCGCCGAAGATTCAGCGCTACACCCGCCAACTCGACGAAGTCGACTGGCCGTGGCTCCAGGACCTCATCGACGGTACCATCGGCAAAGACGACGGGGAGGCGGAGACGAAAGACGAGGAGGCCGCCGACGGCGACGACGCGGCGGACACCGAGGACGAAGCCGCCGAAGACGGAGACGACGACTCCGAAGCCGACTCGCCCGACCCCGACGGCCCGCCGCGCGTCGAACCGGCGACCAAGTTCCTGCGCGACCTCATCGCGGGCCGCCCCGTGTTCGGTCACCCGTCCGAAGAAGGGGGGTTCAGACTCCGATACGGCCGCGCGCGAAACCACGGGTTCGCCACGGCCGGCGTCCACCCGGCGACGATGCACGTCGTCGACGACTTCGTCGCCACGGGAACCCAGATAAAGACCGAACGACCCGGGAAAGCGGGCGGCGTCGTCCCCGTCGACTCCATCGAGGGGCCGACGGTGCGCCTCGCCAACGGCGACGTCCGGCGCATCGACGACCCCGAGGAGGCGCTCGAACTCAGAAACGGCGTCGAGAAGATTCTCGACCTCGGCGAGTATCTCGTCAACTACGGCGAGTTCGTCGAGAACAACCACCCGCTCGCGCCCGCCTCCTACACGCCCGAGTGGTGGATACAGGACCTCGACCACGCCGGTGCGGACGTACAGGCGCTGCGCGACTCGCCGCGCGTCGACCTCGAATCGCCGACGGCCGAACAGGCGCTGGAGTGGGCGACCGAGTACGACGCCCCGCTCCATCCGAAGTTCACCTACCTCTGGCACGACATCTCCGTCTCGGCGTTCGAGACGCTCGCCGACGCCGTCTCCGACGGTGAACTCGTCGACGGTCTGCTCGTTATCGAGCGCACCGAGACCACGAGGAGAACGCTCGAACACCTGCTCGTCGAACACTCCCAGACCGAGGACGCCCTCCGGATTCCGGAGTGGCGGCTGCTCGCGCGGACGCTCGGCGTCGACGACGGGCTCCGAAAGACGTGGGACGCCGAGGAGCTCTCGGCCGAAGCCCGGAACTGGGACGGCGGCGACAACGCGGTGAAAGCCGCGAACGAGGTCGCGCCGTTCACCGTCCAGGAGCGCGCACCGACCCGAATCGGCAACCGAATGGGTCGCCCCGAGAAGTCCATGAGCCGCGACCTCTCTCCCGCAGTCCACACCTTGTTCCCCATCGGTGAGGCCGGCGGGAGCCAGCGCGACGTCGGCGAGGCGGCCCGGAAGATGGACGACCGGGGTCGCCGCGGTGTCGTCGGCGTGCGCGTCGGCCGCCGCGAGTGCGCCGCCTGCGGCGAACACACCTACAAGCCGAACTGCCCCGCGTGCGGCGGCCACACCGAACCGTACTACGAGTGTACCGACTGCGAGATCGAGGTCGAACCCGACGAGGCGGGCCGCGTCGAGTGCCCGCGCTGCGAGCGCGAGGTCGAGAGCCCCGACTGGCACGACGTCGATATCGGTCGCGAACTCACCGAGGCCTTGGACGCCGTCGGGGAACGCAAAGCCTCGTACAAGATTCTGAAAGGCGTGAAGGGGCTCACCTCGGCGCACAAGACGCCGGAGGCGATGGAGAAGGGAGTTCTCCGCGCGAAACACGGCGTCACCGCGTTCAAGGACGGCACGGTCCGCTACGACATGACCGACTTGCCGGTCACCGCGGTCAGGCCCGAAGAACTGGACGTGACGGCCGAGCACTTCCGCGAACTCGGCTACGAGCGCGACATCGACGGCGAACCGCTGCGCCACGACGACCAACTGCTCGAACTCAGAGTGCAGGACATCGTCCTCTCGGACGGCGCGGCCGAGCACATGCTGAAGACGGCGAACTTCGTCGACGACCTCCTGGAGAGCTACTACGGGCTTCCGGCGTTCTACGAGGTGAACGAGCGCGACGACCTCATCGGCGAACTCGTGTTCGGGATGGCACCGCACACGTCGGCGGCGGTCGTCGGACGGGTCGTCGGATTCACGTCGGCGGCGGTGGGGTACGCACATCCCTACTTCCACGCGGCGAAGCGGCGGAACTGCTTCCACCCGGAGACGAAGGTTTGGTTCGAGGACGAAGCGGGTGAATGGCACTACGACGATATCGAATCGCTTGTCGAAGCGCGACTCGACGACCCCGAGACGGACGATTTCGGGACGCTAGTGCAGGAGTTGGACAAAGATGTACTGGTTCCCTCTCTCGACAGCGATGGGGTGGAAGTGCTGAAATCTGTAGATGCGGTCTCTAAACATCCAGCACCGAGACACCTCGTGCGCGTTGAGACGCGGAGCGGACGCGAAATAACCGTCACGCCGGACCACGAGTTACAAGTTTACGACCCAGAGAACGCATGCATCGAGGGCAAACGTGCCTCCGAGATCTCAAGTTCGGATCTCCTCGTCACTCCAAGTCATTTAGACTCTCTCGACGTCTCGGAACAGTTCCCCCAGTTTGATCTTCTCGAACTGTTCCTCCGCAGCGAGGCTCTCGAAAACGAGCGTCTCATGGTAAAAGGCATAGAGAAAGAGACGCTGTACAGTATGTTCAAGCGTACGCTTGCTCCCAATTGTGACGGTCGGTTCTACCCTCTGAAGAGTACTGCAGAGCATCTCGGTCTCTCGAAAAAAGCACTAAGCAACTATCTGTACCGAGAAAGTATCCCAGCCGCCCTTCTTGTGGAAGTGTTGGGTTCCGTCTCGTCCGTTCTCGAATTTGTGCCAGAAACCGCTTCGCTCGGGATGAAGCGCGATTCGACCGAAATCAACCGACACGTAACTTTGGACGAGCGTGTGTCGACTCTTCTCGGTTACTACGCCGCTGAAGGGTTTGCCCGTGAGCAAGAGACCCCAAAAGGGACGATTCACCAGACGACGCTCTGTGGAGTCGAAGCGAGCGCGCGGGAGTTCTTCGTCTCGACGCTCAGAGATTCCTTCGGTGTCGAACCGTATCGCGAAAACCACGCGAAGGTAACCGTTTCAGGACGTTTGCTTCGGACCTTCTTCGAATCCGTTCTCGACGCAGGGACACACGCTCATCGGAAACGTGTTCCACAATGTATCTTCGATGCACCCGATGCGATCGTTTCGGGGTTCCTTCGTGGTTACTTCAGCGGTGATGGACACGCATCCTCGAACTCGCTTACCGTACATGCCACCACAGTGAGTCCGGAGTTGGCCGAGGATGTCCTCGCGCTTCTTACGCGACTCGGAATCAAAGGCCGCGTAGAGCGAAAAGGACCAGAACCGCTCGCCGCGAAGTTCCCGGACTACTACGAAATCGACGACCCGTCAATGTCGCGGCCCAGTTTCGTCTTTACTCTCTCGTCAGAGGATGCACGACGCTTCGCTGAGGTTGTCGGCTTCCATCTAGAACGTAAGCAAGCGACGCTCTTATCGAATATCCAAGAGACCGCTGCACGTTCACGGAGAGTGTTTTCGGACGGTGGTACCGATATGCTCGTCGAAGAGGTGGGCGACGTAGAGGTTGTAGCATCAGACGTCAATTACACCTACTGTCTCACGGTTGAAGATACTCACTCACTCGTTGCGAACGATATCGGTGTGAAGCAATGCGACGGAGACGAGGACTGCGTCATGCTCCTCATGGACGGCCTGCTGAACTTCTCGAAGGAGTTCCTCCCCGACAAGCGCGGCGGGCAGATGGACGCACCGTTGGTCATGTCCTCGCGCATCGACCCCTCCGAGATCGACGACGAGGCGCACAACATGGACATCGTCCGGCAGTACCCCAGGGAGTTCTACGAGGCGACCCGCGAGATGGCTGACCCCGGCGAGGTGGAGGAGCTCATCACCATCGCCGAGGACAACCTGGGCACCGACCTCGAATACTCCGAGTTCTATCACACCCACGACACGTCGAACATCCACCTCGGTCCGGCGCTGTCGGCGTACAAAACGCTCGGCTCGATGACCGAGAAGATGGACGCGCAGCTGCATCTCGCGCGGAAACTCCGGGCGGTCGACGAGACGGACGTCGCCGAGCGGGTCATCGAGTACCACTTCCTGCCGGACCTCATCGGCAACCTCCGCGCCTTCTCCCGACAGAAGACGCGCTGTCTCGACTGCGGCGAGAAGTATCGGCGGATGCCCCTCACCGGCGACTGCCGCGAGTGCGGCGGGCGCGTCAACCTCACGGTCCACCAGGGTTCGGTGAACAAGTACATGGACACCGCCATCGAGGTGGCCGAGGAGTTCGGCTGCCGCGACTACACGAAACAGCGCCTCGAAGTGCTCAAGAAGAGTCTGGAGAGCGTCTTCGAGAACGACAAGAACAAGCAGAGCGGTATCGCGGACTTCATGTAA
- a CDS encoding PPC domain-containing DNA-binding protein, whose protein sequence is MNYREVNASREFLARLETGADWREEIEEFAEREGIDSAWFNAMGAVQDADVWFYDQEEMEYRSVQFDEPLEVAACVGNVALLDGEPFAHTHAVLSRPSGQALAGHLNAATVFAGEVYLRAFDESLERDHDDVTDLDLWL, encoded by the coding sequence ATGAACTACCGGGAGGTCAACGCGAGTCGGGAGTTTCTGGCGAGACTCGAAACCGGTGCGGACTGGCGCGAGGAGATAGAGGAGTTCGCCGAGCGCGAGGGAATCGACTCGGCGTGGTTCAACGCGATGGGCGCGGTGCAGGACGCCGACGTCTGGTTCTACGACCAGGAGGAGATGGAGTACCGCTCCGTGCAGTTCGACGAACCGCTGGAGGTCGCCGCCTGCGTCGGCAACGTCGCGCTGCTCGACGGCGAACCGTTCGCGCACACCCACGCCGTGCTCTCGCGGCCCAGCGGGCAGGCGCTGGCGGGCCACCTCAACGCCGCGACGGTGTTCGCCGGCGAGGTGTACCTCCGCGCGTTCGACGAGTCGCTCGAACGCGACCACGACGACGTGACCGACCTGGACCTGTGGCTCTAA
- a CDS encoding bifunctional metallophosphatase/5'-nucleotidase, whose product MPSKPRFERREFLKTTGALLGGAALSTGVAAAETETLTILSYNDVQNAAAEDTTLPRLATLVEQRRAAADGPVVVLGAGDQIGPHALTPVSEWRAPVDALAVVDPDADTVGNHEFDYGVDGFTEAAEASSFPWVATNLVYEDTEEPIAGAERYVVVERDGVRVGVLGTIYQGLDGSVSDDLGAGGLTVLDPVETVSEYETRLREEEDVDVVVVLNHIGVRASEEMAEATDVDVVLAGHDEQAYEPSVVSGTVVSEAEANANYLSEIRLTVEEDGVTAAGGELLETAEVPKNERVSEIINEYRAEVNLDEVIATTETELDASANLNYHEETAIGNLVTDAMREKADADVAITNAGGIRSNASYGPGELTGGDVFNVLPFDNKLTTLELTGADLVETLASQVVTLESETGQQYGAEVSQQVSGVRFEWIGHEGSELVRDVYVGGEPLDLEETYAVAVNSYMAGGGSGFPLEDKPVLDDTGELLATTTIEYLEERGTVAPTVEGRMQRVDSTFENEPEITVDGRGRTVVRLDKPDEFDALGDDVELWTKTGETVEPEAVVDGDDELVVRFDDAAVVEAADGEGEGEVPLDLYVDYDTEEYERVYFDASRANADVTATVSERGRGDGRGRSDGHGRGRGRQRSAPAR is encoded by the coding sequence ATGCCATCAAAACCCCGGTTCGAGCGACGTGAGTTCCTGAAAACGACCGGCGCGCTACTCGGCGGCGCAGCCCTGTCGACGGGCGTCGCCGCCGCGGAGACAGAGACGCTGACCATCCTCTCGTACAACGACGTCCAGAACGCGGCGGCGGAGGACACGACGCTGCCGCGGCTGGCGACGCTCGTCGAGCAGCGGCGAGCGGCGGCCGACGGGCCGGTCGTCGTCCTCGGCGCGGGCGACCAGATCGGTCCGCACGCGCTGACGCCGGTGTCGGAGTGGCGCGCGCCCGTCGACGCGCTCGCCGTCGTCGACCCGGACGCGGACACCGTCGGCAACCACGAGTTCGACTACGGCGTCGACGGGTTCACCGAGGCCGCCGAGGCCTCCTCGTTCCCGTGGGTCGCCACGAACCTCGTCTACGAGGACACCGAGGAACCGATAGCGGGCGCCGAGCGGTACGTCGTCGTCGAGCGCGACGGCGTCCGCGTCGGCGTCCTCGGCACCATCTATCAGGGGCTCGACGGCTCGGTCAGCGACGACCTCGGCGCGGGAGGGCTGACCGTCCTCGACCCCGTCGAGACCGTCTCGGAGTACGAGACGAGGCTCCGCGAGGAGGAGGACGTCGACGTCGTCGTCGTCCTCAACCACATCGGCGTCAGGGCCTCCGAGGAGATGGCGGAGGCGACCGACGTGGACGTCGTACTCGCGGGTCACGACGAACAGGCGTACGAGCCGAGCGTCGTCTCCGGCACGGTCGTCAGCGAGGCCGAGGCGAACGCGAACTACCTCAGCGAGATCCGTCTCACGGTCGAGGAGGACGGCGTCACCGCCGCAGGGGGCGAACTGCTCGAAACTGCGGAAGTCCCGAAGAACGAGCGGGTGTCGGAGATCATCAACGAGTACCGCGCAGAGGTCAACCTCGACGAGGTGATCGCCACCACCGAGACGGAACTCGACGCGAGCGCGAACCTGAACTACCACGAGGAGACGGCGATAGGGAACCTCGTCACCGACGCGATGCGGGAGAAAGCCGACGCAGACGTCGCCATCACGAACGCCGGGGGTATCCGTTCGAACGCCTCGTACGGACCGGGCGAACTCACCGGCGGCGACGTGTTCAACGTGCTCCCGTTCGACAACAAGCTCACGACGCTCGAACTCACGGGCGCGGACCTCGTCGAGACGCTCGCCAGCCAGGTCGTGACGCTGGAGAGCGAGACCGGACAGCAGTACGGCGCGGAGGTCAGCCAGCAGGTCAGCGGCGTCCGCTTCGAGTGGATCGGCCACGAGGGGAGCGAACTCGTCCGCGACGTGTACGTCGGCGGCGAACCGCTCGACCTCGAGGAGACGTACGCGGTCGCCGTCAACTCCTACATGGCCGGCGGCGGCAGCGGCTTCCCGCTCGAAGACAAGCCGGTGCTCGACGACACGGGCGAACTGCTCGCCACGACGACAATCGAGTATCTAGAGGAGCGGGGCACCGTCGCGCCGACCGTCGAGGGGCGGATGCAGCGCGTCGACTCGACGTTCGAAAACGAGCCCGAGATTACGGTCGACGGTCGCGGCCGAACTGTCGTCCGCCTCGACAAACCCGACGAGTTCGACGCGCTCGGCGACGACGTCGAGTTGTGGACGAAGACGGGCGAGACCGTCGAGCCCGAGGCGGTCGTCGACGGCGACGACGAACTGGTCGTCCGCTTCGACGACGCGGCCGTGGTGGAAGCGGCCGACGGCGAGGGGGAGGGCGAGGTCCCGCTCGACCTCTACGTCGACTACGACACCGAGGAGTACGAGCGCGTCTACTTCGACGCCTCGCGGGCGAACGCCGACGTCACCGCGACGGTGAGCGAACGCGGCCGCGGCGACGGACGCGGTCGCAGCGACGGACACGGACGCGGACGCGGTCGTCAGCGCAGCGCCCCGGCGCGGTAA
- a CDS encoding DUF7556 family protein: MTPEATAAVDVPDAEVMASVDSSSPRSSELIIADITRDDAWLSMRAADAPVLAEWC, from the coding sequence ATGACACCGGAAGCGACGGCAGCCGTCGATGTCCCGGACGCCGAGGTCATGGCCTCGGTGGATTCATCTTCTCCTCGCAGCTCGGAGCTTATCATCGCGGATATTACGCGAGACGACGCGTGGCTTTCGATGCGAGCGGCCGACGCCCCGGTACTTGCCGAGTGGTGCTGA